The Virgibacillus siamensis genome includes a region encoding these proteins:
- a CDS encoding CPBP family intramembrane glutamic endopeptidase, with translation MTKRYWYVILTYIVMQFSGILFIPLLYFITPFSKQESMVTWTIISFLVGLVIILFLMKPDMKTAYTRDASSAGMMAVWVITGVIMAYLAQGLAGVIESNVFGIRPGSQNTEAIMSIARAAPVFMIIPALIAPIMEEIIFRKIIFGVLYKRTNFFLAALLSSFIFGIIHGEPEHILIYASMGFVFAFLYVQTKRIIVPILVHMLLNSISVIVQFSLDPEQIERMIKQSEQMQMILIGG, from the coding sequence TTGACGAAACGATACTGGTACGTGATTTTAACATATATTGTAATGCAATTTTCCGGGATTTTGTTTATCCCGCTTCTGTATTTCATAACACCGTTCAGTAAACAGGAATCGATGGTTACCTGGACCATCATCAGTTTCCTGGTTGGACTTGTTATCATTCTGTTCCTTATGAAACCTGACATGAAAACAGCCTACACGCGGGACGCTTCATCAGCAGGTATGATGGCGGTATGGGTGATTACCGGAGTTATTATGGCATATCTTGCACAGGGACTGGCGGGAGTGATTGAATCCAATGTATTCGGCATCAGGCCTGGTTCACAAAACACGGAGGCAATTATGAGCATTGCCCGGGCAGCACCGGTATTTATGATCATTCCGGCCTTGATTGCGCCAATCATGGAGGAAATTATCTTCCGTAAAATCATCTTCGGGGTGCTTTATAAACGGACAAACTTCTTTCTGGCAGCGTTGTTATCATCATTTATTTTCGGCATTATCCATGGGGAACCGGAACATATTCTCATTTATGCATCAATGGGATTTGTGTTTGCGTTTCTGTATGTGCAAACGAAACGGATTATCGTGCCGATTCTGGTACATATGCTGCTGAATTCCATTTCCGTCATTGTGCAGTTCTCCCTTGATCCCGAGCAGATTGAACGTATGATCAAGCAGTCTGAACAGATGCAAATGATTTTAATTGGAGGCTGA
- the groES gene encoding co-chaperone GroES, whose amino-acid sequence MIKPLGDRVVIELVEQEEKTASGIVLPDSAKEKPQEGKVVAAGSGKVTDNGEKVALEVKEGDRIIFSKFAGTEVKYEGTEYLILRENDILAVIG is encoded by the coding sequence ATGATTAAGCCACTAGGAGATCGTGTTGTCATCGAGCTTGTTGAACAAGAAGAAAAAACTGCAAGCGGTATTGTACTTCCAGACTCTGCAAAGGAAAAGCCACAGGAAGGTAAAGTGGTTGCAGCAGGTTCCGGCAAGGTTACAGACAATGGGGAAAAGGTTGCTCTTGAAGTAAAAGAGGGAGATCGCATTATATTCTCTAAATTCGCTGGAACTGAAGTGAAATATGAAGGAACAGAATACTTAATTCTTCGAGAAAATGACATTTTAGCTGTTATCGGCTAA
- the groL gene encoding chaperonin GroEL (60 kDa chaperone family; promotes refolding of misfolded polypeptides especially under stressful conditions; forms two stacked rings of heptamers to form a barrel-shaped 14mer; ends can be capped by GroES; misfolded proteins enter the barrel where they are refolded when GroES binds) — MAKEIKFSEDGRRAMLRGVDTLANAVKVTLGPKGRNVVLDKKFGSPLITNDGVTIAKEIELEDHFENMGAQLVSEVASKTNDVAGDGTTTATVLAQSMITEGLKNVTSGANPVGIRRGIEKAVDAAVSDLKTISEPIESKESIAQVASVSSGDEEVGSLISEAMERVGNDGVITIEESKGFNTELEVVEGMQFDRGYASPYMVTDQDKMEAVLEDPYILITDKKINNIQEVLPVLEQVVQQGKPLLLIAEDVEGEALATLVLNKLRGTFNAVTVKAPGFGDRRKAMLEDIAVLTGAEVITEDLGLDLKSATMEQLGRANKVVVTKDNTTIVEGSGNPEAISQRVTQIRAQAEETTSEFDKEKLQERLAKLAGGVAVIKVGAATETELKERKLRIEDALNSTRAAVEEGIVSGGGTAFVNVLSKIGELKLTGDEATGAAIVLRALEEPVRQIAHNAGLEGSIIVERLKGEKVGVGFNAAEGDFVNMVEAGIVDPTKVTRSALQNAASVAAMFLTTEAVVADLPEEDNAGGGMPDMGGMGGGMPGMM; from the coding sequence ATGGCTAAAGAAATTAAATTTAGTGAAGATGGCCGCCGCGCAATGCTTCGCGGTGTAGATACTCTGGCAAACGCTGTAAAAGTAACATTGGGACCAAAAGGCCGCAATGTCGTTCTGGATAAAAAATTCGGCTCACCACTTATTACAAATGATGGTGTCACAATTGCCAAAGAAATTGAACTGGAAGACCATTTCGAAAACATGGGTGCACAGCTTGTTTCTGAAGTAGCATCCAAAACAAACGATGTTGCAGGTGACGGTACTACCACTGCAACTGTTCTGGCACAATCAATGATTACAGAAGGTTTGAAAAACGTTACATCAGGCGCTAATCCTGTTGGTATTCGCCGCGGAATTGAAAAAGCAGTTGATGCAGCTGTAAGTGACTTAAAAACTATTTCAGAGCCTATCGAAAGCAAAGAGTCTATTGCACAAGTTGCATCCGTTTCTTCCGGTGACGAAGAAGTGGGCAGCCTGATTTCAGAAGCAATGGAACGCGTAGGTAATGACGGTGTTATCACAATTGAAGAATCAAAAGGCTTCAACACGGAATTGGAAGTTGTTGAAGGTATGCAGTTTGACCGCGGATATGCTTCTCCGTACATGGTTACTGACCAGGATAAAATGGAAGCTGTTCTGGAAGATCCGTACATTCTGATTACAGATAAGAAAATCAACAACATTCAAGAAGTATTGCCTGTACTGGAACAAGTTGTTCAGCAAGGCAAACCGCTTCTGTTGATTGCAGAAGATGTGGAAGGCGAAGCACTTGCTACACTGGTACTGAACAAACTTCGCGGTACATTTAACGCTGTAACTGTTAAAGCACCAGGTTTCGGTGACCGCCGTAAAGCAATGCTTGAAGATATTGCTGTCTTGACCGGTGCAGAAGTAATCACGGAAGATCTTGGTCTAGATCTGAAGAGCGCTACAATGGAGCAGCTTGGACGTGCCAACAAAGTTGTTGTTACAAAGGATAACACAACAATTGTTGAAGGTTCAGGAAATCCTGAAGCAATTTCCCAGCGTGTAACTCAAATCCGCGCACAAGCTGAAGAAACTACTTCTGAATTTGATAAAGAAAAACTGCAGGAACGTCTTGCAAAACTTGCAGGCGGTGTAGCAGTCATCAAAGTTGGTGCTGCAACCGAAACGGAATTGAAAGAGCGCAAACTTCGCATTGAAGATGCACTGAACTCAACCCGTGCTGCAGTTGAAGAAGGTATCGTTTCCGGTGGCGGTACGGCATTTGTAAACGTACTAAGCAAAATCGGCGAATTAAAACTTACTGGCGACGAAGCAACTGGTGCAGCTATCGTGCTTCGTGCATTGGAAGAACCAGTACGTCAAATCGCACACAATGCCGGTCTTGAAGGATCCATCATTGTTGAACGTCTTAAAGGAGAAAAAGTTGGTGTTGGTTTCAACGCTGCAGAAGGCGACTTCGTAAACATGGTCGAAGCAGGAATCGTTGACCCAACAAAAGTTACCCGCTCAGCATTGCAAAACGCAGCATCTGTAGCAGCGATGTTCCTGACTACAGAAGCAGTTGTAGCTGACCTGCCTGAAGAAGATAACGCAGGCGGCGGAATGCCTGATATGGGCGGAATGGGCGGCGGAATGCCGGGAATGATGTAA
- a CDS encoding NADPH-dependent FMN reductase, which yields MKLVGVSGTLAGNKTSQAVYDVLAAAELIDPSLKTELIDLRDYDLSFADGSPLAYFNDDTWPVADKILSADCLVFGTPIYQASISGVLKNLLDHLPEYAFKNKVTGIVATGLSEKHFLVTEYQLKPVLSYFKGLIPTGNVFVQNDCFSLESEEIIDNLVAKRLQNLADEILFLQHSINERMKR from the coding sequence TTGAAGTTAGTTGGCGTATCAGGAACATTGGCTGGAAATAAAACATCGCAGGCTGTTTATGATGTGCTTGCAGCTGCGGAGCTTATAGATCCATCATTGAAGACTGAACTAATTGATTTAAGGGATTATGATTTGTCATTTGCTGACGGATCCCCGCTTGCATACTTTAATGATGATACGTGGCCGGTGGCTGACAAAATCTTGTCTGCAGACTGTTTAGTATTTGGTACACCGATTTATCAAGCTTCCATCTCCGGAGTATTAAAAAATCTGCTGGATCACCTTCCGGAATACGCTTTTAAAAATAAAGTTACCGGGATTGTAGCAACCGGCTTATCTGAAAAACATTTTCTTGTAACCGAGTATCAGCTGAAACCTGTCCTTTCCTATTTCAAAGGGCTAATCCCAACAGGAAATGTTTTTGTTCAGAATGATTGTTTCAGTTTGGAAAGTGAAGAAATTATCGATAATCTGGTTGCCAAAAGGCTGCAAAATCTTGCTGATGAGATTTTGTTTCTGCAGCATAGTATCAATGAGCGAATGAAGCGTTGA
- a CDS encoding SipW-dependent-type signal peptide-containing protein has product MITLIGFMNVTTPTNAYFTDTEKASGSITAATWEVEKDISEPEKRDKNDSTDENTKQNSTDEHNKQEKMDNENNDKPNNDEQKESPDTETGEKQDQTNATGKKDGKKDTAKKDSDTEETIKKESDSNGRTEKKHDDQDQEKIGKHDTGTKENLHQREG; this is encoded by the coding sequence TTGATTACATTGATTGGGTTTATGAATGTCACTACCCCTACCAACGCATACTTCACCGATACAGAAAAGGCATCAGGTTCCATAACGGCAGCGACATGGGAAGTAGAGAAAGATATATCAGAACCGGAAAAACGAGACAAGAATGATTCCACAGATGAAAACACCAAGCAAAATTCTACAGATGAACATAACAAACAAGAAAAAATGGATAACGAAAATAACGATAAGCCGAACAACGATGAACAAAAAGAATCACCTGATACGGAAACCGGGGAAAAGCAGGACCAAACGAATGCAACAGGAAAAAAGGATGGTAAAAAAGATACCGCCAAAAAAGACAGTGATACGGAAGAAACTATTAAAAAAGAATCAGACAGTAATGGCCGGACCGAAAAGAAACATGATGACCAAGATCAGGAAAAAATAGGTAAGCATGACACTGGAACTAAAGAGAATTTGCATCAAAGGGAGGGTTAA
- the sipW gene encoding signal peptidase I SipW: MKLRTLKKWISGTVTTILFILLISMVFVVMSSRLSGGEPNIFGYQFKTVLSGSMEPTFQTGSIIAVKPVNEGSKLKKGDVITFKRDKKMTVTHRIYAVKGTDKQPKYITKGDNNDNPDAKPVLAQNVEAVYTGFTVPFVGYFMHFAQSKEGTALLVVLPGILLIIYSVITIWRAFKQIDGRKKKEGTSSTDA, translated from the coding sequence ATGAAATTACGAACACTAAAAAAATGGATAAGCGGCACAGTGACAACAATATTATTTATCCTATTAATTTCCATGGTTTTTGTTGTTATGTCATCAAGGCTTTCCGGTGGCGAACCCAACATTTTCGGTTATCAATTTAAGACGGTTTTATCAGGGTCAATGGAGCCAACTTTTCAGACCGGATCAATCATTGCGGTTAAACCTGTTAATGAGGGATCCAAATTAAAAAAAGGTGATGTCATTACGTTTAAGAGAGATAAAAAAATGACTGTCACGCACCGCATATACGCAGTTAAGGGTACCGATAAACAGCCAAAATATATTACAAAAGGTGACAACAACGATAATCCCGATGCGAAACCAGTTCTCGCGCAAAATGTTGAAGCCGTTTATACGGGATTTACAGTTCCATTTGTTGGTTATTTTATGCACTTTGCCCAATCGAAAGAGGGAACTGCACTGTTGGTAGTCCTGCCGGGAATTTTGCTTATTATTTATTCTGTCATCACGATTTGGAGAGCTTTTAAACAAATAGATGGACGTAAGAAAAAGGAAGGAACATCATCAACTGACGCTTGA
- a CDS encoding TasA family protein encodes MGIKKQLGLGIASAALGLSLVGGGTFAYFSDQEVTNNTFAAGTLDLSTSKATIINLDNMKPGDKVVREFELGNIGSLDMSEILLNTEYSVTDVKGDNTGDFGEQIELNFLINDSKGYTVVFETTLAELKENPLSLVEANVIDPEADGHGAGLKAGEENLFAVQFEFVDSGEPQNQYQGDTVNLKWKFNAKQGEGNTDLPEE; translated from the coding sequence ATGGGCATTAAGAAACAATTAGGTTTAGGTATTGCGTCAGCGGCACTTGGACTTTCATTAGTAGGGGGTGGAACATTCGCATATTTCAGTGACCAGGAAGTGACCAATAATACATTCGCGGCCGGAACTTTAGACCTTTCCACAAGTAAAGCAACGATTATTAATTTGGATAACATGAAACCTGGTGATAAAGTTGTTCGCGAGTTTGAACTGGGCAATATTGGAAGCCTTGATATGAGCGAGATCCTCTTAAATACAGAATATAGTGTAACGGATGTAAAAGGGGATAATACAGGTGACTTCGGCGAACAAATTGAGTTGAATTTCCTTATTAACGATTCGAAAGGTTATACAGTTGTCTTTGAGACCACATTGGCAGAATTAAAAGAAAACCCGCTTAGTTTGGTCGAAGCAAATGTGATCGATCCGGAAGCTGATGGCCACGGAGCCGGGTTAAAAGCAGGCGAAGAAAATTTGTTTGCTGTTCAATTTGAATTTGTTGACAGTGGCGAGCCGCAAAATCAATACCAGGGCGATACTGTCAATCTTAAGTGGAAATTTAATGCAAAACAAGGGGAAGGAAATACAGATCTGCCTGAGGAATGA
- a CDS encoding YfcC family protein — MSANQENTPGRKKKKFAMPDAYIIMLFIMLLAALATYFLPSGEFEREKQGDITVVVPNSFHSVEGSPTGILDFFLSIQNGLVETAGIVFLVLIIGGTFAVIESTGAINASIMKAVNKTKNKEYLLIIFVGFLLMIGGLTGAIANAVIAFIPIGIILARALDLDAISGVAMIKLSAYVGFNTSFMSPFTVLIAQDIAGLPLYSGIVFRCIMTVIVFVVTIGYICWYINRVKNDPEKSLMAGNRFPAGDDVSEKAEKNEVNLKFTGQHKLILLFVAAAIIFYIVGALQYGWSLNHMAAIFIIIAVGTGLIAKMSPNDVVGHFMGGAKNLVYGALIIGLARAIVIVMQNGKILDTIVHWLAVAMEPFSSVFGAIAMFIGNSLFALLVSSGSGNAVVMMPILTPLSDLMEIPRQVAVTAYQLSDGFMNSITPASGVLLACLAIGKVPWTKWVKFMLPLIGAWYALSIIFLVIGVLIGWGPNY, encoded by the coding sequence AGTTTGCGATGCCCGATGCATACATTATCATGCTATTCATTATGCTTTTAGCAGCACTGGCAACATACTTTCTACCCTCAGGTGAGTTCGAACGTGAAAAGCAAGGGGATATAACCGTTGTTGTGCCAAACAGCTTTCATTCTGTAGAAGGAAGTCCTACAGGGATTTTAGACTTTTTCCTTTCCATTCAAAATGGGTTGGTGGAAACTGCAGGAATTGTATTCCTCGTATTAATTATAGGTGGTACATTTGCTGTTATTGAATCAACAGGAGCAATTAATGCCTCTATTATGAAAGCAGTCAACAAAACTAAAAACAAAGAATACCTTCTAATAATTTTCGTTGGATTTTTGCTGATGATCGGAGGGCTGACAGGTGCAATTGCGAATGCAGTTATTGCATTTATACCAATCGGCATTATCCTTGCCAGAGCATTGGACTTGGATGCCATATCCGGTGTGGCCATGATTAAATTATCAGCTTATGTAGGATTCAATACGTCATTTATGAGTCCGTTCACAGTTCTTATTGCACAAGACATTGCGGGATTGCCTTTGTATTCCGGTATTGTGTTTCGCTGCATAATGACCGTTATTGTCTTTGTCGTTACGATTGGTTACATTTGCTGGTATATCAACAGGGTGAAAAATGATCCTGAGAAAAGTCTGATGGCTGGAAATCGTTTTCCGGCAGGGGATGATGTAAGTGAGAAAGCTGAAAAGAATGAAGTTAATCTTAAATTCACAGGTCAGCACAAACTAATTTTACTGTTTGTTGCGGCGGCTATTATATTTTATATTGTTGGTGCCCTTCAATACGGCTGGTCCTTAAACCATATGGCAGCTATTTTTATTATCATTGCAGTTGGTACAGGACTGATTGCCAAAATGTCTCCAAATGATGTAGTCGGACACTTTATGGGCGGTGCCAAAAACCTGGTTTATGGCGCGTTAATTATTGGGCTTGCACGCGCAATTGTCATTGTTATGCAGAACGGAAAGATTTTAGATACGATTGTACACTGGCTGGCAGTGGCAATGGAGCCATTTTCATCTGTATTTGGTGCAATCGCAATGTTTATTGGTAACTCACTGTTTGCATTACTTGTTTCTTCCGGAAGTGGTAACGCTGTAGTCATGATGCCAATATTAACACCATTGTCTGACTTAATGGAAATTCCAAGACAGGTTGCTGTAACAGCATATCAGCTTTCGGATGGTTTTATGAACAGCATTACACCTGCATCCGGGGTATTGTTGGCTTGCTTAGCTATCGGTAAAGTACCTTGGACAAAATGGGTCAAATTCATGCTTCCACTTATCGGAGCATGGTATGCTTTATCCATCATATTCCTGGTAATTGGTGTGCTGATTGGGTGGGGACCTAATTATTAA